Below is a window of Betaproteobacteria bacterium DNA.
GCACCTTCGTGATGCGTCCCGTCACCGAGGAGCCGATGCGCGCGACGCGCCGCTCGTCGAGCCCCACGCTGCCCGGCACCCGCAGTTCCTCGCTCACTTCCTCGCGGCCGATGGTGCCCACCTTCACCCGCGCCGCGAGCGTCTCGTCGACGACGATGACATTCGGATCGAGGGCGACAGCGGCGACTTTCTGGACGTCCTTCTTCTCGCCGCAGCCGGAGAGCAGCACGGCCAGCGCCAGCAACACGCCGAGATGTCTTGAGCAATTCATCGAGCAGTTCCGGAAGTGAGATAGTCACGGCCCGTCAGGCGCTCGATCTCGATGATCGAATAGGCGAGCTCGTAGCGGGCGTTGAGATAGTCCTGGCGCACCGCACGGTAGGTACGCTGGGCATCGAGGTATTCGATGATGCCGCGCTCACCGAAGCGATAGGCTGCCTCGGCGGCCTCGAGGGTGCGCTGCGCGCGTTCGAGCAGTCCGCTTTCGAACGTCTCGACCTGCTGACGCGCCACCAGCAGGCGACCATACGCAGCGTCCACTTCACGCGCCAGCGCGAACTCGCGCGCACGCAGTTGCGCGTCCGCGACCTTGAGTTCGGCCAACGCCTCCGCGATCTGTCCCTCACGCTGATTGAAGAGCGGGATCGGCAGGGAGAGCCCGAACCGGGTGACCTCCTTGTCCGGTTCCTGCACGTAGCCCGCCTGCAGCGTCGGCGCCGGCAAACGCAGATCGCGCTCGAGTTGCAGCCGGTTGCGCGCACGCTCCTGCTCCGCCTGCGCCTGCTGAATCTGCGGATTGTCGCGCGCGATCTCGTCGCGCAGACGGTCGAGCGGCGGCAGCGCACCCAGGCCCGCGAGCGTGCCGTGGACCGCGTAGGGCTCCGCCGGCGGAATTCCGATGACATTGGCGAGCGCGAGCTTCGCCTGTGTCACCCGTACCGCCGCGGCATCGCGTGCGCGCTGCGCGTTGAGCACTTCGGTCTCCGTGCGCACGAGGTCGAGGCGCGGGGATTCACCGAGCTTGGCGCGCAGGCCGACGCGATCACGAATCTCCTCCAGGAGCTTGAGGTCTTCGTCGGCGATGACGAGCTGCTCCTGCCGCTGCAGCACCTCGTAGAAGTTGCTGCTGACCTGTGCGAGAAGCTGCGCGCGGAATGCGGCCGACCCGGCCTCCACTGACCCCAGATTGGCCTCCGCGGTCCGCCGCCGCGATTCGCGCACGGACGGGTACTCGATCGGCTGTGCAACCCCGACGCCCCAGGCCGTGCCGGAAAGCGTGCCGGAATTGTTGCGCGGCCGCTGCGGACCGACGTTCGCGTCGAGCGATGGATTCGGGTACTGGCGCGCGGTCACGATACCGGCACGGGCCGCCTCTTCACGGCCCAGATTGGCGGCGACCCCTGGGTTCCTCTCCTCCGCGAGTGCGATCGCATCGTCGAGCGTGATGACGCGTTCCGCGCGCGCGAAGGTCGTGGCAAGAGTGCCCCAGATGAACGCCAGCAGCAGAAGCCACGAGGTGTGGCAGCGTGCGTCCGTGAGGTGTGCAGGGCAAATCTTCTTCGCACTGCGAACTGGAGAAATCATGCGTTTCCGCGAGAAAGGAGCAGGGACTCAGTGGGCGCCGGGGATGATTGATGCGCAGTGAATCGGGCCGCCGGTGACGAGCGGCTCGGACAACGATCCCGTGAAAAAATTCCGCTGCAGAGCATTGGATGCCATGGCACAACCGGAAGCGGTCACAGCCGCTATGCTGAAGACGGCGGTCCGCCCGCAGGAGATTGAAGCGATTCAGTCGTCGATGGCGCTGCCGGTCCCGGCATGGATGCGAGCAGCTGTTCACCCTCCGTCTCGAGGTACTCGAAGAAGGTTTGCGCAACTACCGACAGCTGCTTGCCGCGCGGAAACACCACGAACCAGGAGCGCTCGATGGGAAACCCTTCGACGTCGAGAATGGCAAGTTGCGCATGCGTCATTCCCTGCGTCAACGCGTGCAGCGACATGACGGCCACACCGAGCCCCCCCGCCACCGCCTGCTTGATCGCTTCGTTGCTGCCAAGCTCCATGCGCGGATGCACTTCGGCCCCGTGGTCGGCGAAATAGCGCTCGACCACGGAACGCGTTCCCGAACCGCGTTCGCGCAGGATGAGCGGTTCCTTCTGCAGACGCGAGAACGCGATGCGCTTCTCGCGCACAAGCGGGTGATCGATCGGTGCCAGCACGACGAGCGGATTCGCGAGGAAGGGGTGCACCTCGACCTCCAGGCCCTGCGGCGGCACCCCCATGATGTATAGATCGTCCTCGTTCGCGACGAGACGCGCCAGCACGCTGTCGCGGTTGGCGACATCGAGCGCGACGTCGATGCCCGGATAACGCCTGAGAAAAGGGCCGAGCAGTCGCGGGACGAAATACTTGGCCGTGGTGACGACGGCCAGTCGCAAACGTCCCTGCTTCATGCCTTTCAGATCCGCGAGGGTCATTTCGAACTGCGCCCACGTCGCGAAGATGTGAGCGCACGTTGCGTAGAGCTGACGACCCGCCTCGGTGAGAAAGATCTTCCTTCCGACCTGCTCGAAGAGCGGCAACCCCACGGCATCGGCAAGCTGCTTGACCAGCACCGACACCGTCGGTTGCGCGACGTGCAGTTCCTCGGCCGCGCGCGTGAAACTTGCGCAACGGGCGACGGTCTCGAAAGCACGTAGCTGGCGAAACGTGAAGTGCAAGAAAGGCCCCATAGGTAATCCACTATGGAATGTATCCGAACAGTTCATTTCAGTAAATGCAGAATCAGCCGTACCATTCAGGCGTCGGCTCAGCCAGAAGCTGGCGGGCGTTCTTCCAGAAACTCTCAAGAGGAGACAAGTCGTGTTTCAAGCCGTTGAATATGTTTGGGGGAAAGGTGTTCGCGTAGCCAGTCCGCAGTTCCTGCGCCAAGTGTCGTTCGGCTCTTCGCGGGAACGGGACGAGTGGGTCAGGAACGGCAGTCCGTTCGTGAACGCCCCCGGGTACCGCGAGCCGCTGCAGGAGGTATCCCGCGCCTAGGCCTGCTTTACGGGCGTCCGCCCGCCCGCAGCGGTGCGTCGTCCATTCCCCGCCCGTTGCCAGTGTTCGATGGGACGGAGACTTGACTGGCTTCCCCTCCCTTGACCGTCCCGCCGAGCTTGCCCATGTGCCGGGCGCGGTCGTAATGTTTGCTGCACCGCGGTAAACTCGCGGTTTTACCGCAAGGCCGCCGCGCGCCGGAAAACGGCGCCCGCCAGCAACAGCATGCCCGCCCGCCTGAGGGAGATCCCCTACAACTACACGTCGTTTTCCGATCGCGAGATCGTGATCCGCCTGCTCGGACACGACGTGTGGGACCTCCTCAACGCCCTGCGCGAGAGTCGGCGCACGGGGCGCTCCGCGCGCATGCTGTACGAAGTCCTGGGCGACATCTGGGTCGTCTCGCGCAATCCCTACCTCGAAGACGATCTGCTCGGCAACCCGCCCCGGCGCGCAATGCTGGTCGAGGCACTGCGTCATCGTCTGCGCGAGATAGGCAAGCGCCACGTCCAGAGCGACCCGCGCGTCGAGCAGTTGCTCGACGCTGCACGCCAGGCGGTGAACACGTTCGAGCGCGGCTTCGGGGAGGTCGCAACGAGGCGGCGCGAGGTGGTGCGCCATCTCGCACGCGTCACTCGCCGCGACAACATTCAGTTCGACGGCCTGGCGCGCGTCTCGCACGTCACCGACGCCACCGACTGGCGCGTCGAGTATCCCTTCGTCGTCATCCACCCCGACACGGAGGCCGAAGTCGCACCCATCGTGCGCGCCTGCATCAAGCTCGGCCTCACGATCATTCCACGCGGCGGCGGAACCGGCTACACCGGCGGCGCCGTACCCCTGACCAGGTACTCCGCCGTCATCAACACTGAGAAGCTCGACCACCTCGGGGCGGTCGAGGTCGTGCCATTGCCCGGCGTCGCACAGCCTGTGTCGACCATTGTATGCGGTGCAGGTGTCGTCACGCGGCGCGTCATGGAGCGCGCGGAGGCCGCGGGGCTCGTGTTCGCAGTCGATCCGACCTCGGCCGATGCGTCGTGCATCGGTGGCAACGTCGCCATGAACGCGGGCGGCAAGAAGGCGGTGTTGTGGGGAACGGCGCTCGACAACCTCGCCTCCTGGCGCATGGTCACGCCAGATGCCGAATGGATCGAGGTGACGCGTCTGGATCACAACCTCGGCAAGATCCACGACGCGCCGACCGCCCGTTTCCGCATCCAGCGCTTCGAACGCGACGGCAAGAGTCCGCACGGCGCGGCCGAGATCCTCGATATTCCCGGGACGCGCTTCCGCAAGACCGGGCTCGGCAAGGACGTCACCGACAAGTTTCTGGCGGGATTGCCGGGCATCCAGAAGGAAGGGTGTGATGGCATCATCACCTCCGCACGCTTCATCCTGCACCGCATGCCCAAGCATACGCGCACCGTCTGCCTCGAGTTCTACGGCCAGGCGCGCGATGCCGTGCCCTCCATCGTCGAGATCAAGAAATACCTCGACCAGCGTCCGGGGGGTGCCACCCTGGCCGGCCTGGAACACCTCGACGACCGCTATTTGAAGGCGGTCGGCTATGCGACCAAGTCCCGTCGCGCCTGTCTGCCGAAGATGGTGCTGCTGGCGGACATCGTCGGTGAGGACGACGCAGCCGTCGGCGCGGCGGCCTCACACGTCGTGCGCATCGCCAACGCCCGCTCTGGCGAGGGGTTCATCGCGGTAAGCGCCGAGGCCCGCCGCAAGTTCTGGCTCGACCGCGCGCGCACCGCGGCCATCGCCAAGCACACCAACGCCTTCAAAATCAACGAGGACGTGGTCATCCCCCTCGCCCGCATGGGCGACTACACCGACGGCATCGAGCGCATCAACATCGAGCTCTCCATCCGCAACAAGCTCGCGCTGCTGGAGGCGCTGGCCGGGCTTTTCGCAGGCGAATTGCCGCTGGCTCAGGACGACGTGCGGATCGATGCGCCGGAGCTTCTGGAAAAGCGCGTCGACCAGGCGAACGAGCTCCTGCTCGCCGCGCACGTGCGCTGGCAGGCGCTGCTCGACAACCTCGACGCGCCGTGCGAGCGTTTTTTCTCCGAGCACGCGAAACACTTCGGCGACCAGGCGACAGCCCTTGCGCGCCACCCAGGCACGGTGTTCTCGATTCTGCAGGACCGCACGCTGCGCGTGTCGTGGAAGCAGGAGGTGCGTGCGCCGCTGCGCGACATCTTCATGGGACGCGCTTTCGCACCGACGCTGGAGGCCTGCGATGCGCTCCACCGCAGCGTGCTCAAGCGCCGCGTGTTCGTCGCGCTGCACATGCACGCCGGCGACGGCAACGTGCACACGAACATTCCCGTCAACTCCGACGACTACGGCATGCTGCAGGAGGCCAACGCAGCCGTCGCGCGGATCATGCGCCTTGCGCGCAGCCTCGACGGTGTGATCTCGGGCGAGCACGGCATCGGCATCACCAAGCTCGAGTATCTGGAACCTGCGGAACTCGCGGACTTCGTCGCCTACAAGCAGAAGGTAGATCCCGAAGGACGCTTCAACCGCGGCAAGCTCTTGCCGTCAGCGGATCTACGCAACGCCTACACGCCGTCATTCAATCTGCTCGGCGCCGAATCCCTGATCCTCGAGCAGTCCGAGATCGGACACATCTCGGATTCGATCAAGGACTGCCTGCGCTGCGGAAAGTGCAAGCCGGTGTGCTCGACCCACGTGCCGCGCGCCAACTTGCTCTACAGCCCGCGCAACAAGGTGCTCGCCACCTCGCTCCTGATCGAGGCGTTCCTGTACGAGGAGCAGACGCGACGCGGCGTATCGCTCGCGCACTTCGCGGAGTTCGGCGACGTCGCCGATCATTGCACCGTTTGCCACAAGTGCGTCGCCCCCTGTCCGGTCGACATCGATTTTGGCGACGTGTCGATCGCGATGCGCAATTTCCTCCGCCGTCACGGCAAGCGGCGGACGAACCTGGGCGCACGCGCATCGATGTTCTTCCTCAATGCGACCGACCCGGCGACCATCAAGCTCGCGAAGAAGGTGATCATCGACTGGGGCTACCGCGCCCAGCGCATTGCGTACGACCTCGGACGCCGCCTCCGGCTCGTCAACGGCCAGACGCGCCATCCGCCGGCCACCGTCCGGCGCCCGCCGATCAAGGCACAGGTCATTCACTTCATCAACAAGCCGATGCCGGCTGGCGTACCCAAGCGCACCGCGCGTGCGCTGCTCGACATCGAGGACAAGACGATCGTCCCCGTCATCCGCGATCCGCACAAGGCAAACGATGACGCGGACGCCGTGTTCTACTTCCCGGGCTGCGGCTCGGAGCGTCTTTTCAGCCAGGTCGGTCTCGCGACGCAGGCGCTCCTCTTCCACATCGGCGCCGTCACCGTGCTGCCGCCCGGCTATCTGTGCTGCGGATATCCGCAGACCGCGGCGGGGCAGGCAGTGAAGGGACAGGCGATCACGACGGCGAATCGGGTGCTGTTCCACCGCGTTGCGAACACGCTCAACTACCTCGACATCAAGACCGTCATCGTGTCCTGCGGCACCTGCATGGACCAGTTGCTCAAGTACGAATTCGACCGCATCTTCCCCGGCTGCCGCCTGCTCGACATCCACGAGTACCTGCTCGAACAGGGACTCAAGCTCGAAGGGGTCGAGGGTGTGCGCTACATGTACCACGACCCCTGTCACTCGCCGATGAAGACCTATCAGCCGCTCAAGGTGGTCAATGCACTGATGGGAAGCGAGGTGCCGCTCAACGATCGCTGCTGCGGGGAGTCCGGCACGCTTGCGGTGACGCGCCCCGACATCTCGACGCAGGTTCGCTTCCGCAAGCAGGAAGAAATGGAAAAGGGTGCTGCAGCACTGCGCGAAGACGGCTTCAGCGGGCAGGTGAAAATCCTCACGTCCTGTCCGTCATGCCTGCAGGGGTTGTCGCGCTACGACAACGACGCCGGAACCCAGGCCGATTACGTCGTGGTCGAGATGGCGAAGCACGTGCTCGGTGAGAACTGGATGAGCGACTACGTGGCCAAGGCCAACAACGGGGGAATCGAGCGGGTGCTGCTGTAGTAGGCTGTTCCGGGGCGGCGCGATCGCCCGCTGACAGCCAAAGGAGAGAGACCATGCCGCTCGTTACCCTCACGGTTCGTAGACCCAAGTCCAGCGCATTCAAGAGTACCGTCCTCGACGCGGTTCATGCGGCTCTCGTCGGCGCGGGTGTGCCGGTGACCGACAAGTTTCAGCGCGTCATCGAACTCGACGCGGACGACTTCCGTTTCGATCCGACCTATCCCGATCTCGCGTCGGCGCGCGGTGACGACTTCGCCCTCATCGAGATCCTCTGGTCGGTGGGGCGCAGCGTGAAGGTGAAGAAGAAGTTTCTCGAGCAACTCATGGGTGACCTGTCGGCCGCCGGGCTCGATCCCGAGCACGTGATGGTCTGCTTAAAGGAAACCGCCTGGGAGAACTGGTCATTCGGGGGTGGTCGGCTGCTTCATACCTGAGCAGGCTATCGACCGACCTCACGCGTACTCGGCGATTGACCGTAAGACACGCAAGCCGGCGCTCACGGGTGCTAGGCAAACACGATCATGTCGCAAAGACTGGCTGGCACGAAGGCCGTAACGTCGCAAACAAATGTGAGCAGTAATGTCATGGCCTGGCCAAAGAGAGCGACGCATCGTGAATAGAGCGCGTTGAGCTCGCCGAGCCGTTCCGGCGCCAAGTCGAGGTTCTGCTGCTCCGACGCCGTGGTTGCCGTGCTCGCAGCGACGATGCGGTCGAATTTGTGTGAAGACAGCGGGTCACCGACACCGGCTTCCATGGCCACCTGCGGGCGTCGATAGCTGTTCGTCAGTGGCGGGTTCAATCCGAGTCGACCGCCGATGCGGGCAAGTTCACCGT
It encodes the following:
- a CDS encoding TolC family protein; this translates as MISPVRSAKKICPAHLTDARCHTSWLLLLAFIWGTLATTFARAERVITLDDAIALAEERNPGVAANLGREEAARAGIVTARQYPNPSLDANVGPQRPRNNSGTLSGTAWGVGVAQPIEYPSVRESRRRTAEANLGSVEAGSAAFRAQLLAQVSSNFYEVLQRQEQLVIADEDLKLLEEIRDRVGLRAKLGESPRLDLVRTETEVLNAQRARDAAAVRVTQAKLALANVIGIPPAEPYAVHGTLAGLGALPPLDRLRDEIARDNPQIQQAQAEQERARNRLQLERDLRLPAPTLQAGYVQEPDKEVTRFGLSLPIPLFNQREGQIAEALAELKVADAQLRAREFALAREVDAAYGRLLVARQQVETFESGLLERAQRTLEAAEAAYRFGERGIIEYLDAQRTYRAVRQDYLNARYELAYSIIEIERLTGRDYLTSGTAR
- a CDS encoding LysR family transcriptional regulator, whose amino-acid sequence is MGPFLHFTFRQLRAFETVARCASFTRAAEELHVAQPTVSVLVKQLADAVGLPLFEQVGRKIFLTEAGRQLYATCAHIFATWAQFEMTLADLKGMKQGRLRLAVVTTAKYFVPRLLGPFLRRYPGIDVALDVANRDSVLARLVANEDDLYIMGVPPQGLEVEVHPFLANPLVVLAPIDHPLVREKRIAFSRLQKEPLILRERGSGTRSVVERYFADHGAEVHPRMELGSNEAIKQAVAGGLGVAVMSLHALTQGMTHAQLAILDVEGFPIERSWFVVFPRGKQLSVVAQTFFEYLETEGEQLLASMPGPAAPSTTESLQSPAGGPPSSA
- a CDS encoding FAD/FMN-binding oxidoreductase, coding for MPARLREIPYNYTSFSDREIVIRLLGHDVWDLLNALRESRRTGRSARMLYEVLGDIWVVSRNPYLEDDLLGNPPRRAMLVEALRHRLREIGKRHVQSDPRVEQLLDAARQAVNTFERGFGEVATRRREVVRHLARVTRRDNIQFDGLARVSHVTDATDWRVEYPFVVIHPDTEAEVAPIVRACIKLGLTIIPRGGGTGYTGGAVPLTRYSAVINTEKLDHLGAVEVVPLPGVAQPVSTIVCGAGVVTRRVMERAEAAGLVFAVDPTSADASCIGGNVAMNAGGKKAVLWGTALDNLASWRMVTPDAEWIEVTRLDHNLGKIHDAPTARFRIQRFERDGKSPHGAAEILDIPGTRFRKTGLGKDVTDKFLAGLPGIQKEGCDGIITSARFILHRMPKHTRTVCLEFYGQARDAVPSIVEIKKYLDQRPGGATLAGLEHLDDRYLKAVGYATKSRRACLPKMVLLADIVGEDDAAVGAAASHVVRIANARSGEGFIAVSAEARRKFWLDRARTAAIAKHTNAFKINEDVVIPLARMGDYTDGIERINIELSIRNKLALLEALAGLFAGELPLAQDDVRIDAPELLEKRVDQANELLLAAHVRWQALLDNLDAPCERFFSEHAKHFGDQATALARHPGTVFSILQDRTLRVSWKQEVRAPLRDIFMGRAFAPTLEACDALHRSVLKRRVFVALHMHAGDGNVHTNIPVNSDDYGMLQEANAAVARIMRLARSLDGVISGEHGIGITKLEYLEPAELADFVAYKQKVDPEGRFNRGKLLPSADLRNAYTPSFNLLGAESLILEQSEIGHISDSIKDCLRCGKCKPVCSTHVPRANLLYSPRNKVLATSLLIEAFLYEEQTRRGVSLAHFAEFGDVADHCTVCHKCVAPCPVDIDFGDVSIAMRNFLRRHGKRRTNLGARASMFFLNATDPATIKLAKKVIIDWGYRAQRIAYDLGRRLRLVNGQTRHPPATVRRPPIKAQVIHFINKPMPAGVPKRTARALLDIEDKTIVPVIRDPHKANDDADAVFYFPGCGSERLFSQVGLATQALLFHIGAVTVLPPGYLCCGYPQTAAGQAVKGQAITTANRVLFHRVANTLNYLDIKTVIVSCGTCMDQLLKYEFDRIFPGCRLLDIHEYLLEQGLKLEGVEGVRYMYHDPCHSPMKTYQPLKVVNALMGSEVPLNDRCCGESGTLAVTRPDISTQVRFRKQEEMEKGAAALREDGFSGQVKILTSCPSCLQGLSRYDNDAGTQADYVVVEMAKHVLGENWMSDYVAKANNGGIERVLL
- a CDS encoding tautomerase family protein, producing the protein MPLVTLTVRRPKSSAFKSTVLDAVHAALVGAGVPVTDKFQRVIELDADDFRFDPTYPDLASARGDDFALIEILWSVGRSVKVKKKFLEQLMGDLSAAGLDPEHVMVCLKETAWENWSFGGGRLLHT